In Leishmania infantum JPCM5 genome chromosome 33, a genomic segment contains:
- a CDS encoding putative succinyl-coA:3-ketoacid-coenzyme A transferase,mitochondrial precursor has protein sequence MLRRNFWRLVGLNKVQSLEEAVADMTDGISVAVGGFGCSGVPDAVISAMCKKGVKEMILYTDSAGIDGFGLARLIETKQVRRMCCSFVGMNKIFKRRYLEGDVELEFVPQGTLAERMRAGGAGIPAFYTATAYGTQRQTGGQIIRYDKNGVPCVISEPKETRQFGNRWYVLEKTIRPDYAIVKALKADKSGNLVFRGTARNFNIPAAQCGRRVIAEVEQVVENGEIHPDDVHLPGVYVHRVVQASYEVPIEKRTVSGSGAEPSSVNPNDDRQKIARRAALEFADGMYANLGIGIPTEAANYMPAGVTVTLHSENGLLGMGPFPTADKVSADWINAGKQTISFLPGAACFDSATSFAMIRGGHMNLTMLGALEVSSNGDLANWGIPGKLVNGPGGAMDLVASGSRVVVTMSHCNKRGDSKLVERCSLPVTGLHCVTRIITEKAVFDVIDKHLVLKEVAEGLTVDDIKKCTAAHFEVDKVKPIAYAAPVSG, from the coding sequence ATGCTTCGCCGTAACTTCTGGCGCCTCGTCGGCCTCAACAAGGTACAGTCCTTGGAGGAGGCCGTCGCGGACATGACGGACGGCATCTCTGTCGCGGTCGGCGGATTTGGCTGCAGTGGTGTGCCGGACGCTGTCATCAGCGCCATGTGCAAAAAGGGTGTAAAGGAGATGATTCTCTACACGGACTCGGCGGGTATCGACGGCTTTGGTCTCGCCCGTCTCATCGAGACGAAGCAGGTGCGCCGCATGTGCTGTTCGTTTGTGGGCATGAACAAGATCTTTAAGAGGCGCTACCTCGAGGGCGACGTTGAGCTGGAGTTTGTGCCGCAAGGAACACTGGCGGAGCGCatgcgtgccggcggcgcgggcaTCCCTGCCTTCtacacggcgacggcgtacGGCACGCAGCGTCAGACAGGAGGGCAGATTATCCGGTACGACAAGAACGGCGTGCCGTGTGTCATCTCGGAGCCGAAGGAGACGCGGCAGTTCGGGAATCGGTGGTACGTTCTGGAGAAGACGATCCGGCCGGATTACGCGATTGTGAAGGCGCTGAAGGCGGACAAGAGCGGCAACCTTGTGTTCCGCGGGACTGCGCGCAACTTCAACATCCCCGCTGCGCAGTGTGGGCGGCGCGTGATCGCGGAAGTGGAGCAGGTAGTAGAGAACGGCGAAATCCACCCGGACGACGTGCACTTGCCTGGCGTGTACGTGCACCGCGTTGTGCAGGCGTCGTACGAGGTGCCCATCGAGAAGCGAACGGTGTCCGGTAGCGGCGCAGAGCCGAGCAGCGTGAACCCGAACGACGACCGCCAGAAGAtcgcgcggcgggcggcgctggagtTTGCAGACGGCATGTATGCGAACCTCGGCATCGGCATcccgacggaggcggcgaacTATATGCCCGCCGGCGTGACGGTGACGCTGCATTCTGAGAACGGGCTGTTGGGCATGGGCCCGTTCCCGACAGCGGACAAGGTGAGCGCCGACTGGATCAATGCCGGAAAGCAGACGATCTCCTTCCTGCCGGGAGCAGCGTGCTTCGACAGCGCGACGTCGTTCGCGATGATTCGCGGCGGCCACATGAACCTGACGATGCTGGGTGCGCTTGAGGTTTCGTCGAACGGCGACCTCGCGAACTGGGGTATCCCCGGCAAGCTCGTCAACGGCCCTGGTGGTGCGATGGACCTCGTCGCGAGCGGCTCTCGCGTGGTGGTGACGATGTCACACTGCAACAAGAGAGGCGACTCGAAGCTTGTGGAGAGGTGTTCGCTGCCCGTGACGGGCCTGCATTGCGTGACCCGCATCATCACGGAAAAAGCCGTGTTTGACGTGATCGACAAACATCTCGTGCTGAAGGAGGTCGCGGAGGGTCTGACAGTGGACGACATCAAGAAGTGCACTGCTGCTCACTTCGAAGTGGACAAGGTGAAACCGATAGCATACGCAGCCCCCGTATCCGGCTAA